In one Populus nigra chromosome 12, ddPopNigr1.1, whole genome shotgun sequence genomic region, the following are encoded:
- the LOC133669192 gene encoding uncharacterized protein LOC133669192 isoform X2 gives MVDDFMVCVDRIIVASTCFESVHNGERDRNRSDGVGVGIGATSKDGNVSESVVSVKGNEEGSSCSLKKVEMVECRICQEEAEVLAMEAPCACNGTLKFAHRKCIQRWCNKKGDITCEICNQVFSPNYSLPPARINPDVMAIDIRQAWGHHIDLHDSHLLALEHQLLQSEYEDYAIANTSSIACLRSVALILLIILLLRQALMVTRDSGMVQESSTFFSVSLLQFAGFLLPCYVMARSWYIVQSRRRRHG, from the exons ATGGTTGATGATTTCATGGTGTGTGTAGACAGAATCATAGTAGCCTCAACTTGTTTTGAGTCAGTTCATAATGGAGAAAGAGACAGAAATAGAAGTgatggtgttggtgttggtaTCGGAGCAACAAGTAAGGATGGTAATGTGAGTGAGAGTGTGGTTTCCGTGAAAGGAAATGAAGAAGGGTCTTCATGTTCTCTGAAGAAAGTAGAGATGGTTGAGTGTAGGATATGTCAAGAGGAAGCTGAGGTTCTTGCTATGGAAGCTCCTTGTGCTTGTAATGGCACCCTCAAG TTTGCTCATAGGAAATGCATTCAGAGATGGTGCAACAAAAAAGGTGACATTACCTGTGAAATCTGCAATCAG GTTTTCTCACCAAATTATTCCCTTCCACCAGCCCGCATCAATCCTGATGTTATGGCAATTGATATAAG GCAAGCATGGGGCCACCACATTGATCTGCATGATTCTCATCTTCTAGCTCTTGAGCATCAATTGCTACAATCAGAGTACGAGGATTATGCTATTGCCAATACAAGCAGCATTGCTTGTCTTCGATCTGTTGCTCTCATT TTGCTTATAATTTTGCTACTCCGCCAAGCTCTAATGGTTACAAGGGATTCAGGGATGGTGCAAGAATCATCAACTTTCTTCAGT GTTTCGCTTCTTCAATTTGCTGGTTTTCTTTTGCCATGCTATGTGATGGCCCGCTCTTGGTACATTGTGCAAAGCCGAAGGAGAAGACAT GGTTAA
- the LOC133669193 gene encoding uncharacterized protein LOC133669193: MKTVTGKITDSTPVTIAKAASILSKFVSTDTGASQALNAYLRRATTAFDELARLHSKSDRRKHKRDSAQTQRVEVSQSGLVNNNEQRLKKEVKEEGNAAEEETERKRRRRKRKGYLEEETERSNEVKKEKTEFEENEGKVVSRVEIKVEEEMKKKKKKKRKSGEVEVEVEVEVKEEEKEGKDGLKDEGQRKKKKRRKHED; this comes from the coding sequence atgaAGACGGTGACCGGCAAAATCACAGATTCAACTCCGGTGACAATAGCCAAAGCGGCCTCTATACTGTCCAAGTTCGTCTCCACCGACACCGGCGCATCCCAGGCCTTAAACGCTTATCTTCGTCGCGCCACCACCGCTTTCGATGAGTTGGCGCGCCTTCATTCAAAATCCGATCGCAGGAAACACAAAAGGGATTCAGCTCAGACTCAGAGAGTGGAGGTGAGTCAATCGGGGCTAGTGAATAATAACGAGCAGAGATTGAAAAAGGAGGTCAAGGAAGAGGGTAATGCGGCAGAGGAGGAGAcagagaggaagaggaggaggaggaagaggaagggTTATTTGGAAGAGGAAACCGAGAGAAGCAATGAAGTAAAGAAGGAAAAGACAGAGTTTGAAGAGAACGAGGGTAAAGTGGTGAGCAGAGTTGAAATCAAAGTAGAAGaggaaatgaaaaagaagaagaagaagaagaggaagagtggAGAAGTAGAGGTAGAAGTAGAGGTAGAGGTAAAGGAAGAGGAGAAGGAAGGGAAAGATGGATTGAAAGATGAGGGccaaaggaaaaagaagaagaggagaaaacaTGAGGATTGA
- the LOC133669347 gene encoding transcription factor bHLH153 — MMENKRSPCSVDHASLTSLATKRHKADFSISTKERKEKLGERIVALQQLVSPYGKTDTASVLMEAMEYIRFLHEQVQVLSAPYLQGTSTAQMQELGQYSLRNKGLCLVPTSCTAGIARSNGADIWAPIKSPSPKFNKDVSPFH, encoded by the exons ATGATGGAAAACAAAAGAAGCCCTTGCTCAGTTGACCATGCCAGTCTCACTTCTCTTGCTACCAAAAGGCACAAAGCTGATTTTTCCATCTCCACAAAG GAACGAAAAGAGAAGCTCGGGGAACGTATTGTAGCTCTGCAGCAGCTTGTTTCACCATATGGGAAG ACTGATACTGCATCGGTCCTTATGGAGGCAATGGAGTACATACGGTTCCTTCATGAACAAGTTCAG GTGTTGAGTGCTCCATACCTCCAAGGCACATCAACAGCTCAAATGCAG GAGTTAGGTCAATACAGTCTAAGAAACAAAGGTTTGTGTCTCGTACCGACCTCGTGCACTGCTGGCATTGCTCGCAGCAATGGAGCAGATATCTGGGCCCCCATCAAGAGCCCTTCTCCCAAATTCAATAAGGACGTTTCACCATTTCATTGA
- the LOC133669192 gene encoding uncharacterized protein LOC133669192 isoform X1 translates to MVDDFMVCVDRIIVASTCFESVHNGERDRNRSDGVGVGIGATSKDGNVSESVVSVKGNEEGSSCSLKKVEMVECRICQEEAEVLAMEAPCACNGTLKFAHRKCIQRWCNKKGDITCEICNQVFSPNYSLPPARINPDVMAIDIRQAWGHHIDLHDSHLLALEHQLLQSEYEDYAIANTSSIACLRSVALILLIILLLRQALMVTRDSGMVQESSTFFSFQVSLLQFAGFLLPCYVMARSWYIVQSRRRRHG, encoded by the exons ATGGTTGATGATTTCATGGTGTGTGTAGACAGAATCATAGTAGCCTCAACTTGTTTTGAGTCAGTTCATAATGGAGAAAGAGACAGAAATAGAAGTgatggtgttggtgttggtaTCGGAGCAACAAGTAAGGATGGTAATGTGAGTGAGAGTGTGGTTTCCGTGAAAGGAAATGAAGAAGGGTCTTCATGTTCTCTGAAGAAAGTAGAGATGGTTGAGTGTAGGATATGTCAAGAGGAAGCTGAGGTTCTTGCTATGGAAGCTCCTTGTGCTTGTAATGGCACCCTCAAG TTTGCTCATAGGAAATGCATTCAGAGATGGTGCAACAAAAAAGGTGACATTACCTGTGAAATCTGCAATCAG GTTTTCTCACCAAATTATTCCCTTCCACCAGCCCGCATCAATCCTGATGTTATGGCAATTGATATAAG GCAAGCATGGGGCCACCACATTGATCTGCATGATTCTCATCTTCTAGCTCTTGAGCATCAATTGCTACAATCAGAGTACGAGGATTATGCTATTGCCAATACAAGCAGCATTGCTTGTCTTCGATCTGTTGCTCTCATT TTGCTTATAATTTTGCTACTCCGCCAAGCTCTAATGGTTACAAGGGATTCAGGGATGGTGCAAGAATCATCAACTTTCTTCAGT TTTCAGGTTTCGCTTCTTCAATTTGCTGGTTTTCTTTTGCCATGCTATGTGATGGCCCGCTCTTGGTACATTGTGCAAAGCCGAAGGAGAAGACAT GGTTAA